The following DNA comes from Selenomonas sp. AB3002.
CTAAGTTGGACAGGATAGCCAGGACTGCCGCCGAAGGCGCAACACTCATTCGCAGCTTGCAGGAGCGTGGCGTGGCTGTCAATATACTCAACATAGGTGTTCTGGACTCATCTACTACTGGCAGACTGATGACGAATGTACTGCTTGCCTTTGCTGAATTTGAGAGGGATCTCATCGTAGAGCGCACCCAGGCTGGCAGGGAAGTCGCCAGAACACATGCTGGCTACCGGGAAGGACGGCGGCCATTGCCTCAGGCCAGGAAAGATGCGGCTGTGGAAATGATTAGCAGAGGACACAGCTACAAAGAAGCCTGCGAGGCTACTGGACTCAGCAGGTCGACTGTCTTGCGGGCAGTGCGGGCAAGCAGGGGAAAACAGATTGTTTCTTGATGTGCTTAAGCCTTGGCTGGCAAAGGATTGACAAGCCTACCTCCTATGCTAGAATGATGTTAAGAATTCTCTTGAAAGGAGCCACCTCATGGCAGAGATTAAAGACGAAGAAGAACTGAAAGCCCTATATGATGCGTCCTGCAAGAAGGTGCTCTCAGAGAAGGGCATAGTGGCTCACATACTCAAGACTTGCGTGGAAGAGTACGAGGAGACCACTATCGAAGAAATCATCGAATGCATCCAGGGCAAGCCGGATATAGACAAGATTCTCGTCCAAGATGTCAGCCTGCCCACGCGTGTAGGCAGTGAGCAGACTGAAGATGCCTCGGACAAAGAAGGAACCATCTTCTATGACATTCGCTTCACCGCCACGGTGCCTTCAAGCGATGACGAAGTCATAGAGCTTATCATCAACCTTGAAGCTCAGAATGATTTCCATCCCGGCTACCCGCTACTGAAGCGCGGGGTCTACTATTGTGCCAGGATGATTTCCAGCCAGTACGGCACGGTGTTCGTTCAGTCTGATTACGGCAAAATCAAGAAGGTCTACTCTATCTGGATCTGCACCAATCCATCGCAGGAAAGAGAGTACACCATCACTAGCTACAAGATGACGGAGGAGAATATCGAGGGTGGCGCCAAGGCAAAGAAGAAGGACTACGACCTTCTGGATGTCGTTATGGTCTGTTTGGGACAGAAGAAGTACAACGAACTGACAGGGCTTCTGAGTATGCTGAATATGGTGCTGAAGGACAATTATCTTAGCAGTGCAGAAAAAAGAGAGAAGCTAGAGAATGAATTCAAAGTGGA
Coding sequences within:
- a CDS encoding recombinase family protein encodes the protein MIYGYARVSTKKQLEGNGLEAQEKALLVAGADEVIKEQYTGTTMQRPQLDALVERMTEGDILMAAKLDRIARTAAEGATLIRSLQERGVAVNILNIGVLDSSTTGRLMTNVLLAFAEFERDLIVERTQAGREVARTHAGYREGRRPLPQARKDAAVEMISRGHSYKEACEATGLSRSTVLRAVRASRGKQIVS